The genomic interval GGGGCTGTTCGTTGTTTAAGTTTTTTCACCATGGGCACAAAGCCGACGATCGCGGTTACTCACCTAGGCTGTGAGAAAAACCGCATTGATACTGAACATATGTTGGGATTGTTGGCGCAGGCAGGATATGATGTCAGCGCCAGTGATGAATCGGCTGATTATGTATTGGTGAACACCTGTAGCTTTATCCAGGCGGCCCGTGAAGAGTCAGTACGCACTATTGTGGAGCTAGCAGAAGCCAACAAGAAAATTGTGATTACGGGCTGTATGGCCCAGCATTTTCACCAGGAATTGCTGGCAGAATTGCCGGAAGCTGTGGCGATTGTAGGCACAGGTGACTATCACAAGATAGTAGATGTTATGCAGCGGGTGGAGAAGGGGGAGCGCGTTCAAGAAGTTTCGCCAGAGCCAACCTACATTGCTGATGAGACTACTCCTCGGTATCGAACGACGACTGAAGGGACTGCTTACCTGCGCATCGCAGAAGGGTGCGATTACCGCTGTGCATTTTGCATCATTCCCCACCTGCGGGGTAATCAGCGATCGCGAACCATTGAGTCAATCGTTGCTGAGGCTCAACAACTAGCAGCCGAGGGGGTAAAGGAATTAATTCTCATCTCTCAAATTACGACAAATTATGGGCGAGACATCTATGGAGAACCAAAACTAGCCGAGCTATTGCGAGCTTTAGGTCAAGTAGACATTCCCTGGATCCGAATTCACTATGCCTATCCTACGGGATTAACCACCGATGTGATTGCTGCTATTCAAGAAACTCCCAACGTGTTGCCATACCTAGATCTCCCTTTGCAGCATTCCCATCCAGAGATCCTACGGGCAATGAACCGTCCGTGGCAAGCAGGTGTGAATGATGCTGTCATTGATCGCATTAAAACTGCGCTTCCTAATGCGACTCTGCGGACGA from Cyanobacteriota bacterium carries:
- the rimO gene encoding 30S ribosomal protein S12 methylthiotransferase RimO, with amino-acid sequence MGTKPTIAVTHLGCEKNRIDTEHMLGLLAQAGYDVSASDESADYVLVNTCSFIQAAREESVRTIVELAEANKKIVITGCMAQHFHQELLAELPEAVAIVGTGDYHKIVDVMQRVEKGERVQEVSPEPTYIADETTPRYRTTTEGTAYLRIAEGCDYRCAFCIIPHLRGNQRSRTIESIVAEAQQLAAEGVKELILISQITTNYGRDIYGEPKLAELLRALGQVDIPWIRIHYAYPTGLTTDVIAAIQETPNVLPYLDLPLQHSHPEILRAMNRPWQAGVNDAVIDRIKTALPNATLRTTFIVGFPGETEAHVQHLLAFVQRHQFHHVGVFTFSPEEGTPASQLPNQVPQAVMDDRRRMVMQAQQPISLRHNQAAIGTTVDVLVEQEHPETGELIGRSSRFSPDVDGLVYLSGQAQLGTIVPAHITGADVYDLYGQVVTL